The following are encoded together in the Diabrotica undecimpunctata isolate CICGRU chromosome 7, icDiaUnde3, whole genome shotgun sequence genome:
- the LOC140445535 gene encoding uncharacterized protein isoform X1: MAQSVQEPKVQLSRMEGKVPESMKFEGNLHENFRRFYQNFEMYLIATEKDDKADRVKIALFLNMIGPEGVDIYNILKIPEPNKFDSVISEFKKYCAPRRNKTYERFVFNKRIQAADEPFDSYLSDLKKLIQSCEYDEQEDSILTDRLVLGTNSPSVQEKLLNAQKLTLETAIEICRNSEITKKQLESVRNNESLEVSAVKNRQDSGNTQSELKFLCRKCKRKHVAAQCPAFGKNCFKCGAANHFSNACFAEMSNQQRYKRQNVKKVKEIRRHDENIDGSSTDDDMHVHTVKGVGAINSRSRNQWIEVVNINNQDIEFKMDTGSEVNILPSDILKVIFRNTRNYGFLYSIYFNKF; encoded by the coding sequence CAGTCAGTACAAGAGCCAAAAGTACAGTTATCCAGAATGGAAGGAAAAGTGCCAGAATCCATGAAATTCGAGGGGAACCTTCATGAAAATTTTAGACGGTTTTACCAAAATTTTGAAATGTATCTTATTGCAACTGAGAAAGATGACAAAGCCGATAGAGTAAAAAttgctttgtttttaaatatgATTGGACCAGAAGGAGTTGATATATATAACATTCTCAAAATACCAGAACCGAATAAATTTGATAGTGTCATATCAGAATTTAAGAAATATTGTGCTCccagaagaaataaaacatatgaacgttttgtatttaataaaagaattCAAGCTGCAGATGAACCTTTTGATAGTTATCTTAGTGATCTAAAAAAGTTGATACAAAGTTGTGAATATGATGAACAGGAAGACAGCATATTGACAGATAGGTTAGTTTTAGGAACAAATAGTCCATCAGttcaagaaaaattattaaatgctcAAAAGTTAACGCTTGAAACAGCAATAGAGATATGCAGAAACTCTGAAATAACAAAAAAGCAGTTAGAATCTGTAAGAAACAATGAAAGTTTGGAAGTAAGTGCAGTAAAAAATAGACAAGACAGTGGCAATACACAAAGTGAGTTAAAATTTTTGTGTCGAAAATGCAAACGTAAACATGTAGCTGCCCAGTGCCCAGCGTTTGGAAAAAATTGCTTTAAATGTGGTGCAGCAAATCACTTTAGTAATGCGTGTTTTGCTGAAATGTCCAATCAGCAAAGATATAAAAGgcaaaatgttaaaaaagttaaagaaattagaagacatGACGAGAACATTGATGGCTCTTCGACAGATGATGACATGCATGTGCATACCGTGAAAGGAGTTGGGGCAATCAATAGTAGAAGTCGTAATCAGTGGATCGAGGTAGTCAACATAAACAACCAAGACATTGAGTTCAAGATGGACACTGGATCAGAAGTAAATATATTACCCAGTGATATTTTAAAAGTCATATTCAGAAACA